A genomic stretch from Paraburkholderia dioscoreae includes:
- a CDS encoding DsbA family oxidoreductase, with amino-acid sequence MTQALTIDFVSDIACPWCAIGLSSLQLALSRLGDAVDARIVVHPFELNPNMGPDGETIVEYLGKKYGRTPEQIAETHAAIRERGASVGFTFGPRTHVYNTFDAHRLLHWAGVKGGQLPLKLALLRAYHSEGKDTSDHEVLIEAAQSVGLDAAEARDVLRNGTYAAEVRAEERNNEAMGIQSVPAIIFNRRYLVSGGQPVETFEQVIQQILAEAKNEASQDT; translated from the coding sequence ATGACACAAGCGCTCACCATCGATTTTGTCTCCGATATCGCGTGCCCGTGGTGCGCAATCGGCCTCTCCTCGCTCCAGCTCGCACTATCGCGCCTTGGCGACGCGGTCGACGCTCGAATCGTCGTGCATCCGTTCGAGCTGAATCCGAACATGGGGCCGGACGGCGAGACCATTGTCGAGTATCTCGGCAAGAAATATGGGCGTACGCCGGAGCAGATCGCCGAAACGCATGCGGCGATCCGCGAGCGCGGTGCGAGCGTCGGTTTCACGTTCGGCCCGCGCACGCACGTCTACAACACGTTCGACGCGCACCGCCTGTTGCATTGGGCCGGTGTCAAAGGCGGGCAGTTGCCGCTCAAGCTGGCGCTGCTGCGCGCTTACCACTCCGAAGGCAAGGACACGAGCGACCATGAAGTGCTGATCGAAGCGGCGCAATCCGTGGGACTCGACGCCGCGGAGGCTCGTGACGTATTGCGAAACGGAACATACGCGGCCGAGGTTCGGGCGGAGGAGCGGAATAACGAGGCGATGGGCATCCAGTCGGTGCCGGCCATTATCTTCAACCGTCGCTACCTGGTGAGCGGCGGACAGCCCGTGGAAACTTTCGAGCAAGTCATCCAGCAGATTCTGGCCGAAGCGAAGAACGAAGCTTCGCAGGACACGTAA
- a CDS encoding porin, with translation MKKSLLSVALFGAFTMSAHAQSSVTLYGLIDTGLVYTNNQLGHSNWQEVTSSTQNTVFGLKGSEDLGGGLHAVFKLEQGFLLNNGAQAFSGDGFGSQAWVGLQSDPFGTLTFGRQFDVMNDLVGPLTAEFNTWGGSMAAHPFENDNLSANSVVINNSVKYASPTYRGVTFETMYSFSNKAGDFGNNRSYGFGISYAQGPLNLAAGYLQLNNAGDGSGAVTSGDASANFLAQRQRIWSLGGNYTFGPATVGLVWSHTQIDNASGVFSFGTGSYLGSGDTSAGSLNGSLRLDNYEVNAKYALTPAVTVSGAYTYTHGAYNGSSPGWNTAMLQTDYAISKRTDFYLEGVYQNVHGAPADSVLSHAMINTLSPSATNTQVAVTVGMRHAF, from the coding sequence ATGAAAAAGTCTTTACTCTCGGTCGCGCTCTTCGGCGCATTTACGATGTCGGCGCATGCGCAAAGCAGCGTGACCCTCTACGGCCTCATCGATACTGGATTGGTTTACACGAACAATCAGCTTGGGCACAGTAATTGGCAGGAAGTGACCAGTTCGACGCAGAACACGGTGTTCGGCCTCAAGGGCTCGGAGGATCTGGGGGGCGGCTTGCACGCGGTCTTCAAACTCGAGCAAGGCTTCCTGCTGAACAATGGCGCCCAGGCATTCTCCGGCGATGGTTTCGGCTCTCAGGCATGGGTCGGCCTGCAAAGCGATCCTTTCGGTACCTTGACGTTCGGTCGCCAGTTCGACGTGATGAACGACCTGGTCGGACCGCTCACGGCGGAATTCAACACGTGGGGCGGCAGCATGGCCGCGCATCCGTTCGAAAACGACAACCTTTCTGCGAATTCCGTCGTCATCAACAATTCGGTCAAGTACGCGAGCCCGACTTACCGCGGCGTCACGTTCGAAACGATGTATTCGTTCAGCAACAAGGCGGGCGACTTCGGCAATAACCGGTCATACGGGTTCGGCATTTCGTATGCGCAGGGTCCGCTGAATCTCGCTGCAGGCTATCTGCAACTGAACAACGCGGGCGACGGCAGCGGCGCGGTGACGTCGGGCGATGCAAGCGCGAACTTCCTCGCGCAACGCCAGCGTATCTGGTCGCTGGGCGGCAACTATACATTCGGGCCCGCTACTGTGGGGCTGGTCTGGAGCCATACTCAGATCGACAACGCGTCGGGTGTGTTCTCCTTCGGCACGGGCAGCTACCTCGGTTCGGGCGACACGTCTGCTGGATCGCTGAATGGCTCATTGCGCCTCGACAACTACGAAGTGAACGCCAAGTACGCGCTCACGCCGGCGGTGACCGTATCGGGCGCATACACGTACACACATGGCGCATATAACGGTTCGTCGCCGGGATGGAACACGGCCATGCTGCAGACCGACTATGCGATCAGCAAGCGCACGGACTTCTATCTTGAAGGCGTCTATCAGAACGTGCACGGGGCGCCTGCGGACTCCGTACTCTCGCATGCCATGATCAACACGTTGTCGCCGTCAGCGACCAACACGCAAGTGGCGGTCACCGTGGGTATGCGTCACGCGTTCTAG
- a CDS encoding nucleoside 2-deoxyribosyltransferase: protein MPRVYCAGPLFNAAERSEMDSIAATLEAAGLTTFLPHRDGLEFAKLKPELEKLGASVEEAAHILDRAIFSLDTYQLLRRSDAVVANLNGRVADEGTVVEASLAWHAGKPLVLFKADARSMLSGSDNPMLTGLGDFEVVDQLAALPQAILDAVARDRTRRVERTLESGEEIASLRKQGGELSTLAKTLYSAFKKP, encoded by the coding sequence ATGCCACGAGTGTATTGCGCAGGGCCGCTCTTCAATGCCGCCGAGCGATCGGAAATGGATTCGATCGCAGCTACGCTGGAGGCCGCGGGCTTGACGACATTTCTTCCGCATCGCGACGGTCTGGAATTCGCGAAACTCAAGCCCGAACTCGAGAAACTCGGCGCCTCGGTCGAAGAAGCCGCGCATATCCTCGATCGTGCAATCTTCAGTCTGGATACGTACCAGTTGCTCAGGCGCTCTGATGCGGTCGTCGCCAATCTCAACGGCCGCGTTGCCGATGAAGGCACGGTTGTCGAGGCGTCCCTCGCGTGGCACGCGGGCAAGCCGCTGGTGCTGTTCAAAGCCGACGCACGATCCATGCTCAGCGGTTCCGACAATCCGATGCTCACCGGTTTAGGTGATTTCGAGGTAGTCGATCAACTGGCTGCTCTGCCGCAGGCGATCCTGGATGCCGTCGCGCGAGACCGCACCCGCAGAGTCGAAAGGACGTTGGAGAGCGGCGAAGAGATCGCTTCGCTCCGTAAGCAGGGTGGCGAGTTGAGCACGCTTGCAAAGACACTGTATAGCGCTTTCAAGAAACCCTAA
- a CDS encoding purple acid phosphatase family protein yields MSNRKIAKASPAEQGASIVSRRGFLKLAGASSLATAAGTLSSAARAANSAPDGTPEQIHLTWGSDPTSEVTVSWASLAPAVNPQVRFGGASAAKHTVHGIQSTYTDGLNGEVVFTYHARLRDLKPDTSYEYQVSAENDSNAAQPFTASFRTAPRGRAPFRWTSYGDLATPNTGWVLSSPQSRFAVQAVERFQPLFHLLNGDLCYANLNPAQQPDVWRDFGNNCQTSASNRPWMPCPGNHELEFNNGEQGLASYLARYTLPDNHTRFQGRWYSFRVSSVLFVSLDADDVVYQDAAAFVAGPDALVPVASTGNPPIQPGTSLYVRGYSAGEQTRWLEKTLHRAAEDDEVDWIVVQMHQDALSSSKTGNGSDKGIREAWLPLFDRYGVDLVLCGHDHDYERSYPVRGCNHNKGTDIATGRPVDTLQPKPVMSAMSSGASTFDTSRGTIHLILGGGGTSAPLDVYGVDAGTGLPQARIFTRPNRPVAGTAAGTFVRAGADAVEDAIWSAQRDTGTGYGIAVFDHDPGHPGGETTITMNYYHAPGADQTPTQNYELFETIELKKTRRR; encoded by the coding sequence ATGTCGAACAGAAAAATCGCTAAGGCTTCGCCGGCCGAGCAGGGCGCTTCCATCGTCTCGCGACGTGGGTTCCTGAAGCTGGCCGGCGCGTCCAGTCTCGCTACGGCGGCGGGCACGCTTTCATCGGCGGCGCGCGCGGCGAACAGCGCGCCCGACGGCACACCGGAACAGATTCACCTGACATGGGGCAGCGATCCGACCAGCGAGGTCACGGTGTCGTGGGCGTCGCTTGCACCTGCGGTGAACCCACAGGTACGCTTCGGCGGGGCGAGTGCGGCGAAGCATACGGTGCATGGCATCCAGTCCACGTACACGGACGGCCTCAACGGCGAAGTCGTGTTCACCTATCACGCGCGTCTGCGTGATCTGAAGCCCGATACAAGCTACGAATACCAGGTGAGTGCGGAGAACGACAGCAATGCGGCGCAGCCTTTTACGGCGAGCTTCCGCACGGCGCCGCGCGGACGCGCGCCGTTTCGCTGGACGAGCTATGGCGATCTCGCGACGCCTAACACGGGCTGGGTGCTGTCGTCGCCGCAAAGCCGCTTCGCGGTGCAGGCGGTCGAGCGCTTTCAGCCGCTGTTCCACCTGCTCAATGGCGACCTTTGCTACGCCAATCTGAATCCCGCGCAGCAGCCGGACGTATGGCGCGACTTCGGCAACAACTGCCAGACGTCGGCGTCGAACCGGCCGTGGATGCCGTGTCCGGGCAACCACGAGCTCGAGTTCAATAACGGTGAGCAAGGGCTTGCCTCATATCTCGCGCGCTATACGCTGCCGGACAATCACACGCGCTTTCAGGGCCGCTGGTACAGCTTTCGCGTGAGCTCCGTGCTCTTCGTTTCGCTCGATGCAGACGACGTGGTCTATCAGGACGCGGCGGCCTTCGTCGCCGGCCCGGATGCGCTGGTGCCGGTTGCCAGCACGGGCAATCCGCCCATTCAGCCCGGCACGTCGCTCTATGTGCGCGGATATAGCGCCGGCGAGCAGACACGTTGGCTCGAGAAGACATTGCACCGCGCGGCCGAAGACGACGAGGTCGACTGGATCGTGGTTCAGATGCATCAGGACGCGCTCAGTTCATCGAAGACCGGCAACGGTTCCGACAAAGGAATTCGCGAGGCCTGGTTGCCGCTGTTCGACCGCTACGGTGTGGACCTCGTGCTGTGCGGTCACGATCACGACTATGAGCGCAGTTACCCCGTGCGTGGCTGCAATCACAACAAGGGCACCGACATCGCGACGGGTCGTCCGGTGGATACGTTGCAGCCGAAACCGGTGATGTCGGCGATGTCTTCGGGCGCGTCGACGTTCGACACGAGCCGCGGCACGATTCACCTGATTCTCGGCGGCGGCGGCACGAGCGCGCCGCTTGATGTCTATGGCGTGGATGCCGGTACAGGGCTGCCGCAAGCGCGTATTTTCACGCGGCCCAACCGCCCGGTTGCCGGTACGGCGGCAGGGACTTTCGTGCGCGCGGGTGCGGACGCCGTGGAGGATGCGATCTGGTCGGCGCAACGCGATACCGGCACCGGTTATGGCATCGCCGTGTTCGATCATGATCCGGGGCACCCGGGTGGCGAGACCACGATTACGATGAACTACTATCACGCGCCCGGTGCAGATCAAACACCGACCCAGAACTATGAACTGTTCGAAACCATCGAACTGAAGAAGACGCGGCGCAGATAA
- a CDS encoding putative bifunctional diguanylate cyclase/phosphodiesterase, producing MAFSEPGSPFFKWVVSSSQSLSADNRQILLANLFTRTSSIVFASVCEISVCATAYYLHPIPLYAGWGSAVIALLIARLALIWVCCSRSASNQPTPTSAFLFASLFWSVLFGFGALLCNISGDQTLFLLGNVCAVGVIGGLAGRNAGTPRLVMLQITFILLPLALGAALSPGSGKLVLLFQAPFCAAGFFTVALRSNRDTVALLLARESSHRLAHHDSLTGLPNRARLSELLLERTEMGAVSKDQSFAVLLIDLDGFKAINDSLGHAAGDQILQEAAIRLREVLPSGDLVGRLAGDEFVALCDGAGQARDVRILADRIVKTLARPFALREALVHIGASVGVSLYPDHARTGPQLLICADRALYAVKRSGKSAFTIFDAAKHASDESLSLLRSDLEGALHSFSGLRMEYQPIVDLSSGAVCGREALIRWTHPTRGELPPSSFIPTAERTGLILALGQWALLQSCKEAVTWRDKVTVAVNVSPVQLREESFASAVAGILRKTRLPPQRLNIEVTETVLLNDDVVTRRNVARLRALGIGLALDDFGTGFSTMSTLVRFSFDQLKIDSSFVKESVHRRESAAVVRGIVALAREIGMPTTAEGIETQEQLDFVRVCGCTHAQGFLLGRPVQGHEIAQIDEKAAAHSAKE from the coding sequence ATGGCTTTCAGCGAACCAGGGTCTCCATTTTTCAAGTGGGTCGTCTCTTCCTCCCAGAGTCTGAGCGCAGACAATCGGCAGATATTGCTGGCCAACCTGTTCACACGAACCTCGTCGATCGTGTTTGCATCGGTTTGTGAAATCAGCGTCTGCGCAACGGCTTATTATCTTCATCCCATACCCCTTTACGCAGGTTGGGGTAGCGCAGTTATCGCGTTGCTGATCGCCCGGCTCGCGTTGATCTGGGTGTGCTGCTCGCGCAGCGCCAGCAACCAGCCGACACCCACCTCGGCATTTCTGTTCGCGAGCCTGTTCTGGAGCGTGCTGTTCGGGTTCGGCGCGCTGCTTTGCAATATCAGCGGAGATCAAACGCTATTTCTGCTCGGCAACGTGTGTGCAGTGGGCGTTATCGGCGGATTGGCCGGACGTAACGCGGGCACTCCCCGGCTCGTCATGCTGCAGATTACTTTTATTCTTTTACCGCTTGCTCTCGGCGCGGCGCTCTCTCCCGGCTCCGGCAAACTGGTGCTGCTGTTTCAGGCCCCTTTCTGCGCCGCCGGTTTCTTTACGGTTGCGCTGCGCAGCAATCGCGACACGGTCGCGTTGCTCCTCGCGCGGGAAAGCAGCCATCGTCTCGCCCATCATGACAGCCTCACGGGCTTGCCTAATCGCGCGCGTCTCAGTGAACTTCTGCTGGAGCGCACGGAGATGGGCGCGGTTAGTAAAGACCAATCATTCGCTGTTTTACTGATCGATCTGGACGGATTCAAGGCCATCAACGACAGTCTCGGCCACGCGGCCGGCGATCAGATTCTTCAGGAAGCGGCTATTCGATTGCGCGAAGTGTTGCCGAGCGGCGACCTCGTCGGGCGCTTGGCAGGCGACGAGTTCGTGGCGCTTTGCGACGGTGCGGGGCAGGCCCGCGACGTCCGGATTCTGGCGGATCGCATCGTGAAGACTCTGGCACGCCCGTTCGCACTGCGCGAGGCGCTCGTGCATATCGGTGCGAGCGTGGGCGTCTCGCTCTATCCGGACCACGCGAGAACCGGTCCGCAGTTGCTGATTTGCGCCGATCGCGCGCTATATGCCGTGAAACGCAGCGGCAAGAGCGCGTTCACCATTTTCGATGCCGCGAAGCATGCGTCGGATGAAAGCCTGAGCCTGCTGCGCAGCGATCTGGAAGGCGCGCTGCATTCGTTCAGCGGCTTGCGCATGGAGTACCAGCCCATTGTCGATCTCAGCAGCGGCGCGGTGTGCGGCCGTGAGGCGCTGATACGCTGGACCCACCCGACCCGCGGCGAGTTGCCGCCATCCTCATTCATTCCTACTGCCGAACGCACGGGCCTCATTCTGGCTTTGGGACAATGGGCTTTGCTGCAGTCGTGCAAGGAAGCGGTGACCTGGCGCGACAAGGTCACCGTCGCCGTCAACGTATCGCCGGTGCAATTGAGGGAGGAGTCGTTTGCTTCGGCCGTCGCGGGGATTCTGCGCAAGACCAGACTGCCGCCGCAGCGCCTGAACATCGAGGTCACGGAAACCGTGTTGTTGAATGACGATGTCGTGACCCGGCGCAACGTCGCGAGGCTGCGAGCATTGGGTATTGGTCTCGCGCTCGACGATTTCGGCACCGGTTTTTCGACCATGTCGACCCTCGTGCGTTTTTCATTCGACCAGCTCAAGATAGACAGCTCATTCGTCAAGGAGTCCGTGCATCGGCGGGAATCCGCTGCGGTGGTACGTGGGATCGTGGCGTTGGCGCGGGAAATCGGCATGCCGACTACGGCGGAGGGCATCGAGACGCAGGAGCAACTGGATTTCGTGCGCGTATGCGGATGCACGCATGCTCAGGGTTTTCTGCTTGGCAGGCCGGTGCAGGGGCACGAGATTGCGCAGATCGATGAAAAGGCTGCCGCGCATTCCGCGAAGGAATGA
- a CDS encoding LysR family transcriptional regulator: MKTSGLGELEAVLAVARHRSFRAAATELDVSTSALSHAVAALEARIGVRLFNRTTRSVSLSEAGAQFVDSVAPAISTIRVAIEQAGSFRDTLSGTLRINTSVGAARQAMPVFIAFLQRYPDMKIDLVTEGRLIDIVVEGFDAGIRLAETVPQDMIAVPFGDQQRFAVVGSPAYFAQHKAPRTPADLLAHRCIRTRMPSGAIYQWEFQRRGETIRIDGKGALTLDEPNLMLEAARAGLGVTYLTEWNVAADLEAGTLVRVLEDWTPPLDGLCLYYPGRRHVPAGLRALIDMIHERADAHREHARAKRKPRGAR, from the coding sequence ATGAAAACATCGGGTTTGGGCGAACTGGAGGCTGTGCTGGCCGTCGCGCGTCATCGCAGCTTTCGGGCGGCCGCCACTGAACTGGATGTGTCGACGTCCGCGCTCAGTCACGCGGTGGCGGCGCTCGAAGCGCGTATCGGCGTACGGCTTTTCAATCGCACCACGCGCAGCGTCTCGCTGTCGGAGGCGGGCGCGCAGTTCGTCGACAGCGTCGCGCCCGCGATATCTACGATCCGCGTCGCGATCGAACAGGCCGGCAGCTTTCGCGACACGCTGTCGGGCACGTTGCGCATCAACACGTCGGTGGGTGCGGCAAGGCAGGCAATGCCGGTCTTCATCGCGTTCTTGCAGCGTTATCCCGACATGAAGATCGATCTGGTGACCGAGGGCAGGCTGATCGACATCGTCGTGGAAGGTTTCGATGCGGGTATCCGTCTGGCCGAAACGGTGCCGCAGGACATGATTGCGGTGCCGTTCGGCGACCAGCAACGCTTCGCCGTTGTCGGTAGTCCCGCTTATTTCGCGCAGCACAAAGCGCCGCGCACGCCCGCCGATCTGCTGGCGCACCGTTGTATTCGCACGCGCATGCCGAGCGGCGCGATCTATCAATGGGAGTTTCAGCGCCGCGGCGAGACGATCCGAATCGACGGAAAAGGCGCGCTGACGCTCGACGAGCCGAACCTGATGCTGGAAGCGGCGCGCGCCGGCCTCGGCGTGACCTATCTGACCGAATGGAATGTCGCCGCCGATCTGGAGGCGGGCACGCTGGTGCGCGTGCTGGAGGATTGGACGCCGCCGCTGGACGGTCTGTGTTTGTACTATCCCGGCCGTCGTCACGTGCCTGCCGGGTTGCGAGCGCTCATCGACATGATCCACGAACGGGCCGACGCACACCGTGAACACGCGAGGGCAAAGCGCAAGCCGCGCGGTGCGCGGTGA
- a CDS encoding aldehyde dehydrogenase family protein, which yields MQFIDKIYIDGAFVTPHGSEMFDLFNPATEQVIGQVRLADEQDARDAIAAAKRAFPAFSRTGKGERIDMLKQMHEAVVAREDELYEAITDEYGAPVSRGRWMAQHASSVLLEAAKVLQDYAFTRRAGSAEVVMQPLGVAGLITPWNSDAGFICGKLAAALAAGCTAVVKPSEMSAIQTRIVTEALHEAGLPAGVFNIVTGRGDTVGAEISSHPDVAKLSFTGSTAVGKTILRAASETLKRVTLELGGKSPVIVLDDANFDQAVPLAIQAGLMNSGQACIAGTRILVSRHRLAEFEARVQEEVAHIQAGDPRDPKTTVGPMVSQKQWERVQRYIRIGIDEGARLIVGGPGRPDGVDAGWFVRPTVFSDVTNDMTIAREEIFGPVLSIIGYRDTEEAIAIANDTSYGLQAYVLSRDNERAHEVASKIEAGRVLVNTLAHEPAAPFGGFKQSGIGREYGTFGLEAFLEPKSVLGVFRHPAAD from the coding sequence ATGCAATTCATCGACAAGATCTATATCGACGGCGCGTTCGTCACGCCGCACGGCAGCGAAATGTTCGATCTCTTCAATCCGGCGACAGAACAGGTGATCGGCCAGGTTCGCCTTGCCGACGAACAGGACGCCCGCGACGCCATCGCCGCCGCAAAACGCGCGTTTCCCGCCTTTTCCCGCACCGGCAAGGGTGAGCGCATCGACATGCTGAAGCAGATGCATGAAGCCGTCGTGGCAAGAGAAGACGAGCTTTACGAAGCGATCACCGACGAATATGGCGCACCGGTATCGCGCGGCCGCTGGATGGCGCAGCATGCCAGCAGCGTCCTGCTCGAAGCGGCGAAGGTATTGCAGGACTATGCATTCACGCGCCGCGCGGGCAGCGCCGAAGTCGTGATGCAACCTCTGGGCGTCGCCGGTTTGATCACGCCGTGGAATAGCGACGCGGGCTTCATTTGCGGCAAGCTCGCCGCCGCTCTGGCAGCGGGCTGCACGGCCGTCGTCAAGCCGAGCGAGATGAGCGCGATCCAGACGCGCATCGTGACCGAGGCGCTTCATGAAGCGGGCTTGCCTGCCGGCGTGTTCAACATCGTGACGGGGCGCGGCGACACCGTGGGCGCCGAAATCAGTTCGCATCCCGATGTCGCCAAGCTGTCGTTCACCGGCTCCACGGCCGTCGGCAAGACGATCTTGCGCGCGGCGTCCGAAACGTTGAAGCGCGTGACGCTCGAACTCGGCGGCAAGTCGCCAGTGATCGTGCTCGACGATGCGAACTTCGATCAAGCTGTGCCTCTCGCCATTCAGGCCGGCTTGATGAACAGCGGGCAGGCGTGTATCGCAGGCACCCGCATTCTGGTGTCGCGGCATCGGCTCGCGGAGTTCGAAGCGCGCGTGCAGGAAGAAGTCGCGCACATCCAGGCCGGCGATCCGCGCGACCCGAAAACCACCGTCGGCCCGATGGTCAGCCAGAAACAGTGGGAGCGCGTGCAGCGCTATATCCGCATCGGCATCGACGAAGGCGCGCGTCTGATCGTGGGCGGCCCGGGGCGGCCGGATGGTGTGGACGCCGGCTGGTTCGTGCGCCCGACCGTTTTCAGCGATGTCACGAACGACATGACGATTGCGCGTGAAGAGATTTTCGGCCCCGTGCTGTCGATCATCGGCTATCGCGACACCGAAGAGGCCATTGCTATCGCCAACGACACGAGCTATGGCTTGCAGGCTTATGTTTTGTCGCGTGACAACGAGCGAGCGCATGAGGTTGCGTCGAAGATCGAAGCGGGACGCGTACTTGTCAACACGCTGGCCCATGAGCCGGCCGCGCCGTTCGGCGGCTTCAAGCAATCCGGCATTGGGCGTGAATACGGCACGTTCGGGCTCGAAGCGTTTCTCGAACCCAAGTCGGTGCTTGGCGTTTTCCGACACCCGGCGGCGGACTGA